From Phragmites australis chromosome 5, lpPhrAust1.1, whole genome shotgun sequence, a single genomic window includes:
- the LOC133918153 gene encoding protein disulfide isomerase-like 1-4 yields MRSTAMSPRSVAVVLLLLLLAAAAAPSTSTATNNKKKDDGEEDLQYLIDNADDIPANDPDGWLQEGSPDDGDDLLFEGHSDSEPEDHQIDETHVVVLTASNFSTFLAARRHVMVEFYAPWCGHCQALAPDYAAAAALLADQQDDVALAKVDATEDTDLAQKYDVQGFPTILFFIDGVPKDYTGARTKDAIVAWINKKLGPGVHNITAVDDAEMILTGDDKAVLAFLDSLSGAHSDELAAASRLEDSVNFYQTSSPDVAKLFDIDPAAKRPSVVLLKKEEEEKLTLYDGEFKASAIADFVSVNKLPLVITLTQETAPSIFDNPIKKQILLFAVANESSKFLPIFKEAAKSFKGKLLFVFVERDNEEVGEPVANYFGITGQETTVLAYTGNEDARKFFLDGEMSQDTIKKFAEGFLENKLTPFYKSEPVPESNDGDVKIVVGKNLDQIVLDESKDVLLEIYAPWCGHCQALEPTYNKLAKHLRGIDSLVIAKMDGTTNEHPSAKPDGYPTILFYPAGKKSFEPITFEGDRTVVEMYKFIKNHAGIPFKLKRSDSSATKTESTQSSTSTEGDKSSGRNLKDEL; encoded by the exons ATGAGATCAACGGCCATGTCGCCTCGATCTGTCGCCGtcgtcctgctcctcctcctcctcgccgccgccgcagccccctccaccagcaccgccaccaacaacaagaagaaggatgatggGGAGGAGGACCTCCAGTACCTTATCGACAACGCCGACGACATCCCCGCGAACGACCCCGACGGATGGCTCCAAGAGGGCTCGCctgacgacggcgacgaccttCTCTTCGAGGGCCATTCTGACTCTGAGCCTGAAGACCACCAGATCGACGAGACCCACGTCGTGGTCCTCACCGCCTCCAACTTTTCCACCTTCCTCGCCGCTCGCCGCCACGTCATGGTCGAGTTCTACGCCCCCTGGTGCGGCCACTGCCAGGCACTCGCCCCGGACTatgccgcagccgccgccctcCTCGCCGACCAACAGGACGACGTCGCCCTCGCCAAGGTCGACGCCACTGAGGACACCGACCTCGCCCAGAAGTACGACGTCCAAGGCTTCCCCACCATCCTCTTCTTCATCGATGGCGTCCCCAAGGACTACACCGGCGCAAGGACCAAGGACGCCATCGTCGCCTGGATCAACAAGAAGCTCGGCCCCGGGGTGCACAACATCACCGCCGTCGATGACGCTGAGATGATACTCACCGGGGATGACAAGGCGGTCCTCGCCTTCCTCGACTCCCTATCC GGTGCTCACAGTGATGAGCTTGCTGCTGCTTCAAGGCTGGAGGATAGTGTTAACTTTTACCAGACTTCAAGTCCTGATGTTGCTAAGCTTTTCGACATTGACCCAGCAGCAAAACGCCCGTCCGTAGTATTGCtcaagaaagaggaggaggagaagttgACCTTATACG ATGGGGAGTTCAAAGCATCTGCCATTGCCGATTTTGTGTCTGTAAACAAGCTTCCTTTGGTTATCACACTAACACAGGAAACTGCCCCTTCTATTTTTGACAATCCAATCAAGAAGCAG ATTTTACTATTTGCTGTTGCAAATGAGTCTTCGAAATTTCTTCCCATCTTTAAGGAAGCAGCAAAGTCATTCAAGGGAAAG CTTTTATTTGTCTTTGTGGAGCGAGACAATGAGGAAGTTGGTGAACCAGTTGCCAACTACTTTGGTATTACTGGACAAGAGACCACA GTTCTTGCTTACACTGGGAATGAAGATGCTAGGAAATTTTTCCTTGATGGTGAGATGTCACAGGACACCATTAAG AAATTTGCTGAAGGTTTCTTGGAGAACAAGCTCACACCATTCTACAAGTCTGAACCAGTACCTGAATCT AATGATGGGGACGTCAAAATTGTTGTTGGGAAGAATCTAGATCAAATAGTTTTGGATGAATCCAAAGATGTCCTTCTGGAG ATATATGCACCTTGGTGTGGGCATTGTCAGGCCCTTGAGCCTACTTACAACAAACTAGCCAAGCATCTCCGTGGCATCGACTCCCTTGTAATAGCCAAAATGGATGGCACTACCAACGAGCATCCAAGTGCCAAG CCCGATGGATACCCCACAATCCTCTTTTATCCTGCAGGGAAGAAAAGCTTTGAGCCT ATCACTTTCGAGGGGGATCGGACTGTGGTAGAGATGTACAAGTTCATCAAGAATCATGCTGGCATCCCTTTCAAGTTGAAGCGCTCAGACTCATCAGCGACGAAAACTGAGAGCACTCAGAGCTCAACTTCAACTGAGGGTGATAAGAGCTCTGGTAGAAACCTGAAGGACGAACTGTAG
- the LOC133917278 gene encoding uncharacterized protein LOC133917278, whose amino-acid sequence MGSLWCRRRVYMKGTAGWQPLGRSLGAIPLDVGHDLKDVIEEPHPFAVLSFEEYLRWYVPRTRTWVTYTPNIIRQHVTSTTEAYPGHWDEDAALEADIIYDIHREVAGTMDSLRQGVQLSMADVVGFVKRVFNKTARALKLTSCRSTADVAGAPARSSGVHAESSRRSDVQRRPPGPTSTLPPGPRPPCPDTTGYYDDEAGLSTSAPRPFAHPPFGAPPFAPYYGTHAWPSTAAPAYHTCPSSEYTWTTAEPSQSSYPSQEDEPRLDPLFNLVRDFFGATSDYDVVV is encoded by the exons ATGGGctcgctgtggtgtcgacgCCGG gtatacatGAAAGGGACAGCTGGGTGGCAACCTCTAGGCAGATCTCTTGGTGCCATACCTCTCGACGTGGGCCATGACCTTAAGGATGTCATCGAGGAGCCTCATCCTTTTGCCGTGctgagcttcgaggagtacTTGCGGTGGTACGTCCCGCGTACACGTAcatgggtcacctacaccccaaaTATTATCCGACAACACGTTacgtcgactacggaggcctacccaggccattgggacgaggacgctgcattagag gctgatatcatttatgatatccatagggaaGTAGCTGGAACCATGGACAGCCTTAGGCAAGGGGTGCAGCTTAGTATGGCGGATGTAGTGGGGtttgtcaagcgggttttcaACAAGACCGCacgggccctgaagcttacctcttgtCGATCCACCGCAGACGTTGCTGGTGCTCCTGCCAGGTCGAGTGGGGTACACGCAGAGTCGTCCAGGAGGTCCGATGTGCAACGTCGTCCACCGGGACCGACATCCACACTGCCACCTGGACCACGCCCTCCATGCCCGGACACAACAG GTTACTATGATGATGAAGCCGGGCTGTCTACATCTGCACCTCGACCGTTTGCACATCCACCGTTCGGAGCTCCACCGTTCGCACCCTACTACGGCACTCATGCCTGGCCATCTActgctgcacctgcataccatacat GCCCCTCGAGTGAGTATACATGGACGACGGCGGAACCTTCGCAGTCGTCATACCcaagtcaggaggatgagcctaggCTAGACCCCCTGTTCaacctcgtgagggacttcttcggggccaCATCGGACTACGATGTCGTCGTATAG
- the LOC133918154 gene encoding uncharacterized protein LOC133918154, which yields MAHHKPEEEDNVSSYAASLPMEGDEELAFYHHRGHGPSSASLSAIKDQEENSSSTKKPLSVTSCLLPARSLRSTTTIIPVAQAQTQADGDEASGGFRSLSFSKLFSFRMPRAPSSLDYFDQLDDAAAAAASNSATLTLDNKEEKLKQICRSQSVPTSVRRFNAKAGLRRVADSSSLGLGPGPAGVFRLRVVSLVPADPEETGAGKEAEDIAAEEAVCRICMVALSERADTTGTGREGEAVLKLECSCKGELALAHRGCAIKWFSIKGNGTCDVCSQEVLNLPVTLRRLHDHPSTQVQATQQQQQQQADSTSGSGSSSRGRYRVWHGTPILVIISMLAYFCFLEQLLVSDHGTAALAISLPFACVLGLFSSLTTTKMVSRRYVWIYSAVQFLFIVLFTHLFYRYVRMQAVIAIILSTFAGFSVAICTNSVVLQILRWRARRVALPITTTTGEEEEGRGSREPPAADLEIALPPL from the exons ATGGCTCATCACAAACCAGAG GAGGAAGACAATGTTAGCAGCTATGCAGCTAGCTTGCCGATGGAAGGAGATGAAGAGCTTGCATTTTATCACCACCGCGGACACGGACCCTCCTCTGCCTCATTATCCGCAatcaaagaccaagaagaaaatTCCTCCTCCACAAAGAAGCCGCTGTCGGTGACGAGCTGCCTGTTGCCAGCACGCAGCCTGAGATCAACAACGACTATAATCCCTGTTGCTCAAGCTCAAACCCAAGCCGACGGCGACGAGGCATCCGGCGGCTTCCGGTCGCTGTCCTTCTCCAAGCTGTTCAGCTTCAGAATGCCCAGGGCGCCGTCATCGCTGGATTACTTTGATCAACTTgatgatgctgctgctgctgctgcaagtaACTCCGCCACTCTGACCCTA GATAACAAGGAGGAGAAGCTGAAGCAGATATGCCGTTCACAGTCTGTGCCTACGAGCGTGAGGCGATTCAACGCCAAAGCAGGGTTGAGAAGAGTGGCGGACTCCAGCTCCCTTGGCCTTGGCCCTGGCCCTGCTGGAGTGTTCCGGCTCAGAGTAGTATCACTTGTTCCTGCTGATCCAGAAGAGACAGGCGCCGGCAAGGAAGCAGAAGACAtcgcggcggaggaggcggtgtGCCGGATCTGCATGGTGGCGCTGTCGGAGAGGGCCGACACCACCGGCACCGGCAGGGAGGGGGAAGCAGTGTTGAAGCTGGAGTGCAGCTGCAAGGGCGAGCTGGCCCTGGCGCACAGGGGCTGTGCCATCAAGTGGTTCAGCATCAAGGGCAACGGCACCTGCGACGTCTGCAGCCAGGAGGTGCTCAATCTCCCCGTCACCCTGCGCCGCCTCCATGACCATCCGTCCACTCAGGTTCAGGCtactcagcagcagcagcagcagcaggctgaTTCgaccagcggcagcggcagcagcagcaggggtCGATACAGAGTGTGGCACGGCACGCCAATCCTCGTGATCATCAGCATGCTCGCCTACTTCTGCTTCCTGGAACAGCTGCTG GTCAGCGACCATGGCACGGCTGCTCTGGCCATCTCTTTGCCCTTCGCCTGCGTCCTcggcctcttctcctctctaaCCACAACAAAGATGGTGTCAAGGAGATATGTGTGGATCTACTCTGCGGTCCAGTTCCTCTTCATTGTGCTCTTCACCCACCTCTTCTACAGATAC GTGCGGATGCAAGCAGTGATTGCCATAATCCTGTCCACCTTTGCCGGCTTCAGCGTCGCCATCTGTACCAACTCCGTCGTCCTCCAGATTCTCAGATGGAGGGCTAGGCGTGTGGCGTTGCCGATCACAACCACAaccggagaagaagaagaaggccgtGGTTCCAGGGAGCCCCCGGCGGCAGACCTTGAGATCGCTCTGCCTCCGCTGTAG
- the LOC133917279 gene encoding uncharacterized protein LOC133917279 → MLRRIQRKQWEYMYEITLEGSERAWFEKKCRLWEALEEGKPIPTDLCNKEHELQRQIDLDDQERAIPRSNIDDEYAIATTREPKILLTTSHNPSMPLTQFVKDLKVVFLNSQRMNRGGQDGNDPARDQTLEEDEPKTAIKIVNDVMSEFIGSSQVANSSSTTRIRELEEIVQEQRL, encoded by the exons ATGTTGCGGCGGATCCAACGGAAGCAGTGGGAGTATATGTACGAGATTACCCTTGAGGGTTCCGAGCGGGCATGGTTCGAGAAGAAGTGCCGCCTCTGGGAGGCACTCGAGGAGGGCAAGCCCATCCCCACTGACCTCTGCAATAAGGAGCACGAGCTGCAAAGACAGATCGACCTCGACGACCAGGAGCGAGCAA TTCCTAGGAGCAACATTGATGATGAGTATGCCATTGCCACCACTCGGGAACCCAAGATACTCTTGACTACATCTCACAATCCCAGCATGCCCCTGACTCAATTTGTCAAG GACCTGAAAGTTGTATTTCTCAATTCACAACGAATGAACCGTGGTGGCCAG GATGGCAATGATCCTGCAAGGGATCAAactctagaagaagatgaaccaaAAACTGCAATTAAGATTGTGAATGATGTCATGTCTGAGTTCA TTGGTTCAAGCCAAGTTGCCAATAGTTCATCTACTACACGTATAAGAGAGCTTGAAGAAATAGTCCAAGAACAAAGGCTGTAG